The following coding sequences are from one Capsicum annuum cultivar UCD-10X-F1 chromosome 3, UCD10Xv1.1, whole genome shotgun sequence window:
- the LOC107863912 gene encoding uncharacterized protein LOC107863912, producing the protein MKPNMFTLPKNVQNPIESSAGKSRIRREIESISSLTSLSYSIKVFNVKWKSIRNKLEELLSTLSAIENCDSAENYPPLCSSLSAITATLNNCHELSRHCVEFSYSGKLLMQSDLDIVSRKLDDHIKSISEIYSLGLLTQSNAIIVPRPRVGASRDDIKFYIRDLLSRVKIGSLEMKKKGLIALNEIIQEEDRYVKVAVEIDNLVTVLASFLDFQEDDGSLQEEAAKGLCVIAGFQSFRVGLISAGIIAPLIRVLECGKSNLIKEFAAKCLMKLTENSDNAWSISAHGGVTVLLQICVEGGGELVGSVCGVLKNLVGVEEIKRFVIEEGAVSVFIKLAWSKDEVIQISSIDFLQTMTSGDESTRQMIMKEGGIRALVRVLDPKSSSSPKARAMALRGIVNLCFSSVNSVNILLNYGFMDHILYFLRHGDGSLQGLALKAAFWLCGTSEEAKKLMGDAGFMPELLKFLDSKSFEVREMAAEILSSMVIVPRNQKRFVQNEQNVGLLLQMLDPEQANFGNKKLLLSVLMSLTSCNSARKKISSSGYLINIEKLAEAEVSDAKKIVRKLSSNRFRSILSGIWHS; encoded by the coding sequence ATGAAACCCAACATGTTTACCCTACCGAAAAATGTACAAAATCCAATAGAGTCATCCGCCGGAAAATCAAGAATCCGGCGAGAAATTGAGTCCATTTCTTCACTTACATCTCTTTCTTATTCAATCAAAGTGTTCAACGTTAAATGGAAATCAATACGCAACAAGCTTGAAGAGCTTCTTTCTACCCTCTCTGCCATTGAAAATTGTGATTCAGCTGAAAACTACCCTCCACTCTGCAGCTCCCTTTCAGCCATTACAGCTACACTCAACAACTGCCATGAACTTTCAAGGCATTGTGTTGAGTTTTCATATAGTGGGAAATTGCTTATGCAGAGTGATCTTGATATAGTTTCAAGAAAATTGGATGATCATATAAAGAGTATTTCAGAGATTTACTCTCTTGGTTTACTTACTCAGAGCAATGCTATTATTGTTCCAAGGCCGCGTGTTGGAGCTTCTCGTGATGATATCAAGTTTTATATAAGGGATTTGTTGTCAAGGGTCAAGATTGGTTCTttagagatgaagaagaaagggTTGATTGCTTTGAATGAGATTATTCAAGAAGAGGATAGGTATGTTAAAGTTGCAGTTGAAATTGATAATCTTGTTACTGTTTTGGCgagttttcttgattttcaagaagatgatggTAGTCTTCAGGAAGAGGCAGCTAAGGGATTGTGTGTAATAGCAGGGTTTCAGTCTTTTAGAGTGGGGTTAATTTCTGCTGGAATAATTGCACCATTGATTAGAGTTTTAGAATGTGGGAAGAGTAATTTGATAAAAGAATTTGCtgcaaagtgtttgatgaagCTGACAGAGAATTCAGATAATGCATGGTCAATTTCAGCTCATGGTGGAGTTACTGTTTTGTTGCAGATATGTGTAGAGGGTGGTGGTGAATTGGTTGGTTCAGTTTGTGGGGTGTTGAAAAATCTTGTTGGGGTTGAAGAAATCAAGAGGTTTGTGATTGAGGAAGGTGCAGTTTCAGTATTTATTAAGCTAGCATGGTCTAAAGATGAGGTTATACAAATTAGTTCAATTGATTTTCTACAAACTATGACATCTGGTGATGAATCAACTAGGCAGATGATCATGAAGGAAGGTGGAATAAGAGCTTTGGTTCGTGTTTTGGATCCGAAATCATCTTCCTCACCGAAAGCAAGGGCAATGGCATTGAGAGGGATTGTGAATTTGTGTTTCTCATCAGTAAATTCAGTGAACATCCTGTTGAATTATGGATTTATGGatcacattctttattttcttcgacACGGAGATGGTTCACTTCAAGGATTGGCCTTAAAGGCAGCATTTTGGTTATGTGGAACATCAGAGGAAGCCAAGAAACTAATGGGGGATGCTGGATTTATGCCAGAGTTGTTGAAGTTTCTTGATTCTAAGTCATTTGAGGTTAGAGAAATGGCAGCTGAAATACTATCAAGTATGGTTATTGTGCCAAGAAACCAAAAGAGATTTGTACAGAATGAGCAGAATGTTGGTTTGCTGCTGCAAATGCTTGATCCTGAACAGGCAAATTTTGGCAACAAGAAGCTATTGCTTTCTGTACTCATGTCATTAACAAGTTGCAATAGTGCCAGAAAGAAAATTTCAAGTTCAGGATATCTCATCAACATTGAGAAGTTAGCAGAGGCTGAAGTTTCAGATGCAAAAAAGATTGTCAGGAAATTGTCTTCCAATAGATTCAGAAGCATCCTCAGTGGAATCTGGCATTCATAA